From Cecembia calidifontis, one genomic window encodes:
- a CDS encoding SusC/RagA family TonB-linked outer membrane protein, whose amino-acid sequence MRNYLQKLKALSLITLLMVFSMAAAFAQGREISGTVLDATLKDPLPGVTVLIKGTTRGTTTDLDGRFRLTVQPGDQVLVFSFVGFTTQEFAIGNQSTFNVELQEDIQSLQEAVVIGYGTQDKKEITSAVASVGAEQFNRGNFPNPTQLLQGKVAGLSVTRPGGNPNAAPTLRLRGISSFGATQSPLIVLDGVIGASIDAVDPNDIESFDVLKDASAAAIYGTRGAAGVILITTKKGATKKGISSVTINSFGSAEQATNLIPVLSAREFVERGGVDFGHNTNWRDEILQTAYNGTVNASVTGGFENTSFLASVNYRNNDGVVIGTNRETLNTRFNLNHGALNNRLRMNLNLAFTNTDGTNVNEEAVRYATIYNPTAPIFERDFNPAGETAAQREARLTNANRNFGGYFQRSLFDFFNPVALINQQRFTDNFQNALYSYRLEFDLTDKITIASQFSQDRWTRKNTSFFSRQDFQTGFGRFGQAGQNVESRNTTVWNGTVRFEDEIADRLNFTFLLGGETQIFEESRLWAASTRFLFDQGPNNLGAGGLRFGPGTDLRSEAQRSVLNSLFGRANFNYNNTYFFSASLRAETFSGFGRENQTGLFPALSAGADFTQIFDMGIFNQFKPRASFGVVGQLPPSPTLALGVFGNGNRIPLNPDDPVNSVFVGINQLSNPNPQLKWETTREFTVGLDFGLWNGKVTGQMDYYRRRIADLIFNVEVPIGAPNEFFPGNFYTAPTIWANLADLTSGGFEFLTSVNNINLGNGINWTPSLNFTIYQRARIGNIGVGSIGLPEIRRATPGAPGQNNNPIVWNKEGQRVGDFWGPRLLGLTEGGEYILSGENPDEFERLGNGLPTGDFGFSNSFTYGNWDLNFLARGSFGHLIYNSFRGFYENADGASNTWNSVLTRNTPTNPLVTSTPTFSDLYLERGDFIRLDNLQIGYNFPTRSANLNNLRVYGGVQNLFTITQFSGVDPEVRWEDTPDAFTRDPLAPGLERRNTYFLPRIWTMGLTLTFK is encoded by the coding sequence ATGAGAAATTATTTACAAAAATTAAAAGCATTGTCGCTGATTACCTTGCTGATGGTATTCAGTATGGCGGCGGCATTTGCACAAGGTCGGGAGATTTCAGGAACTGTCCTGGATGCGACCTTGAAGGATCCCCTGCCTGGGGTAACGGTCCTTATAAAAGGTACGACAAGAGGTACTACTACGGATCTTGATGGTAGGTTTAGGCTTACAGTCCAGCCTGGAGATCAGGTCTTGGTTTTTTCATTTGTGGGCTTTACTACGCAGGAGTTTGCCATTGGTAACCAAAGCACATTCAATGTAGAGTTGCAGGAGGATATTCAAAGTCTTCAGGAGGCAGTGGTAATCGGTTATGGTACACAGGATAAGAAGGAAATCACCTCTGCAGTCGCTTCTGTTGGAGCAGAGCAGTTCAACAGAGGTAACTTTCCCAACCCTACGCAGTTGTTGCAAGGAAAAGTAGCCGGTCTTTCTGTAACCCGTCCAGGAGGTAACCCTAACGCTGCCCCAACACTTCGTTTGAGAGGTATCTCTTCTTTTGGTGCCACACAATCTCCCCTGATTGTTTTGGATGGTGTCATCGGTGCCTCTATCGACGCGGTCGATCCAAATGACATTGAATCTTTTGACGTATTGAAAGATGCTTCTGCAGCTGCGATCTATGGTACTAGAGGTGCTGCGGGTGTAATCTTGATCACCACCAAAAAAGGAGCGACCAAAAAAGGTATTTCTTCAGTGACCATCAATAGCTTCGGTTCTGCAGAACAGGCTACCAATCTTATTCCGGTTCTTTCCGCAAGAGAGTTTGTTGAAAGGGGTGGTGTTGACTTTGGACACAATACCAACTGGAGAGATGAAATACTTCAAACTGCCTACAATGGTACTGTTAACGCTTCTGTAACAGGAGGATTTGAAAACACTTCTTTCCTAGCCTCTGTCAACTACCGTAACAATGACGGTGTGGTGATTGGAACCAACAGAGAAACTTTGAATACCAGGTTCAATTTGAATCACGGTGCTTTGAACAACAGGTTGAGAATGAATCTTAATTTGGCGTTTACAAACACTGATGGAACCAATGTGAATGAGGAAGCAGTGCGCTATGCGACCATTTATAACCCAACTGCTCCGATTTTTGAAAGAGATTTCAATCCTGCCGGTGAGACTGCTGCCCAAAGGGAAGCCAGATTGACCAATGCAAACAGAAATTTTGGAGGCTATTTCCAAAGATCGCTGTTTGACTTTTTCAACCCAGTGGCTTTGATCAATCAGCAAAGGTTTACTGACAATTTCCAGAATGCGCTTTATTCTTATAGGTTAGAGTTTGATTTAACAGATAAAATTACGATTGCTTCCCAGTTTTCTCAGGACAGATGGACTAGAAAAAATACCAGCTTCTTCTCCAGACAGGATTTCCAGACTGGTTTTGGTAGGTTTGGACAGGCCGGTCAAAATGTAGAAAGCAGAAATACTACAGTTTGGAACGGAACTGTACGTTTCGAAGATGAAATTGCTGATAGGTTGAACTTCACCTTCTTATTGGGTGGTGAGACCCAGATTTTTGAAGAAAGCAGGCTATGGGCAGCATCTACCAGGTTCCTGTTTGACCAAGGGCCGAACAACTTAGGTGCCGGTGGTTTAAGATTTGGTCCAGGTACAGATTTAAGGTCTGAGGCCCAGAGATCCGTATTGAATTCATTGTTTGGTAGGGCAAACTTCAATTACAATAATACTTATTTCTTCTCTGCATCCTTAAGGGCTGAAACATTCTCCGGCTTCGGTAGAGAAAATCAAACAGGTCTTTTCCCAGCATTAAGTGCCGGTGCTGACTTTACCCAAATTTTTGATATGGGTATTTTTAACCAGTTCAAACCAAGAGCTTCATTTGGTGTGGTAGGTCAGTTGCCTCCATCCCCAACTTTGGCTTTGGGTGTGTTTGGAAATGGGAACAGAATCCCTTTGAACCCTGATGATCCGGTTAACTCTGTCTTTGTGGGTATCAATCAATTGTCAAACCCCAACCCTCAGTTGAAATGGGAGACTACCCGTGAATTTACTGTAGGATTGGACTTTGGCCTTTGGAACGGTAAGGTAACCGGTCAGATGGACTATTACAGAAGGAGAATTGCGGATTTGATTTTCAATGTTGAGGTGCCCATTGGAGCTCCTAACGAATTCTTCCCTGGCAACTTCTACACAGCGCCTACTATTTGGGCCAATTTGGCTGACTTGACTTCTGGAGGTTTTGAATTTTTGACAAGCGTGAACAACATCAATCTGGGGAATGGTATCAATTGGACACCTAGCTTGAATTTCACAATTTACCAAAGAGCAAGAATTGGAAATATTGGAGTTGGTTCAATCGGTCTTCCTGAAATCAGGAGAGCTACCCCCGGAGCTCCGGGCCAGAACAATAACCCAATTGTTTGGAACAAAGAAGGCCAAAGGGTAGGTGACTTTTGGGGTCCAAGGTTATTGGGCCTAACAGAAGGAGGGGAATATATCCTTTCAGGTGAAAACCCTGATGAATTTGAAAGGTTGGGTAACGGTTTACCAACAGGGGACTTTGGATTTTCGAACTCATTCACCTATGGTAATTGGGATTTGAACTTCCTGGCAAGGGGTAGCTTTGGTCACCTGATTTACAATTCTTTTAGGGGCTTCTATGAAAATGCGGATGGGGCATCCAATACTTGGAATTCCGTCTTAACACGAAACACTCCAACCAATCCATTGGTTACATCTACACCAACTTTCTCTGATTTGTATTTGGAACGTGGGGATTTTATTAGGTTGGATAACCTTCAAATAGGTTACAACTTTCCTACAAGGTCAGCTAACCTAAACAATTTAAGGGTTTATGGTGGTGTGCAAAATCTCTTTACCATTACTCAGTTCTCTGGTGTAGATCCTGAGGTGAGATGGGAAGATACTCCTGATGCATTTACGAGAGATCCATTAGCTCCGGGTCTGGAAAGAAGAAACACTTACTTCTTACCGAGAATTTGGACTATGGGATTAACACTTACATTTAAATAA
- a CDS encoding RagB/SusD family nutrient uptake outer membrane protein produces the protein MLRSIKTLCVGGLVAMTMGSCWELEQEVLTGLTQEQLNANVTPELIEVLKQSAYGAVVAAGYGSHGGLYSINEVSSDQIAIPQKGADWEDGGIWLRAHRHTWLSVDGPYNGSWQQAFRIVGECNLLLSQYPDLEELGAELRVLRAFGYLLLIDNFGNVPIIRETDRGGAPAQNTRQEVFAFIESSVLENVDKLTKNNTRNNLNYWTAHMILAKLYLNAEVYTGTARWADAERVLDVIINEGPYSLSPNFFSNFASNNSNSPENMFTIPYDANNAEGFNIHQMTFHYSSQQTFELQEQPWNGYVALEEFYNSYEDGDVRKASLREGPQFRSDGVTPIIDDAVEATDPDGPEINFTPFINQLAPNAWRQAGTRINKFEIPLGSAPSLNNDFPIYRYADVLLMKAEAAWRQGNNAVALQFVNQLRDRANVPPLTTINADVLLAERGRELFAEGHRRSDLIRFGRFNAPWWEKAASQPFRNLFPIPENQLQANPNLRQNPGY, from the coding sequence ATGTTACGATCGATTAAAACTTTATGTGTGGGAGGCCTGGTGGCTATGACCATGGGGTCTTGTTGGGAATTGGAGCAGGAGGTGCTTACGGGGCTTACGCAAGAGCAGTTGAATGCAAATGTTACCCCTGAGCTGATCGAGGTATTAAAGCAGTCTGCCTACGGGGCGGTTGTAGCTGCTGGATATGGGTCGCACGGAGGCCTTTACAGTATCAATGAGGTTTCTTCAGATCAAATAGCGATTCCTCAAAAAGGTGCTGACTGGGAAGACGGAGGGATTTGGCTGAGAGCACACAGACATACCTGGCTTTCTGTAGATGGTCCATATAACGGTTCATGGCAACAGGCATTCAGGATTGTTGGCGAATGTAACCTACTCTTGTCTCAGTATCCTGATTTGGAAGAGTTGGGAGCTGAACTCAGGGTATTGAGGGCATTTGGTTATCTGTTGTTGATAGACAATTTTGGTAACGTTCCTATCATAAGAGAAACTGACAGAGGAGGTGCTCCTGCCCAGAATACCAGACAAGAAGTCTTTGCTTTCATAGAAAGTTCTGTCCTTGAGAATGTGGACAAACTTACTAAAAACAATACCAGGAATAACCTGAATTATTGGACAGCCCACATGATTTTGGCAAAATTGTACCTCAACGCTGAAGTCTATACGGGAACTGCCAGGTGGGCAGATGCAGAGAGGGTATTGGATGTAATTATCAATGAAGGGCCATATTCTTTATCGCCTAATTTCTTCAGTAATTTTGCTTCCAACAACTCCAACTCTCCTGAGAATATGTTTACGATTCCTTATGATGCAAACAATGCTGAAGGTTTCAACATTCATCAAATGACTTTCCATTACAGCTCCCAGCAGACGTTCGAGTTGCAGGAACAGCCTTGGAATGGATATGTAGCGTTGGAAGAGTTTTACAACAGTTATGAAGATGGAGATGTTCGCAAAGCCAGCTTGAGAGAAGGACCACAGTTCAGATCTGATGGGGTTACACCTATTATTGATGACGCTGTTGAAGCGACTGACCCGGATGGCCCTGAAATCAACTTTACTCCGTTTATTAACCAATTAGCTCCAAATGCTTGGAGACAGGCAGGAACAAGGATCAACAAATTTGAGATCCCATTGGGCTCTGCGCCAAGCTTAAACAATGACTTCCCAATCTATAGGTATGCGGATGTGTTATTGATGAAAGCAGAGGCCGCCTGGAGACAAGGAAACAATGCTGTTGCCTTACAATTTGTCAATCAATTAAGGGACCGAGCAAATGTACCTCCGCTTACTACCATCAATGCTGACGTATTGTTGGCAGAAAGGGGGAGAGAGTTATTTGCCGAGGGTCATAGAAGATCCGACTTGATCCGATTTGGCAGGTTCAATGCTCCTTGGTGGGAAAAGGCAGCTTCTCAACCTTTCAGAAATCTGTTTCCAATTCCTGAGAACCAGTTGCAGGCCAATCCTAACTTGAGACAAAACCCAGGTTATTAA
- a CDS encoding VCBS repeat-containing protein, whose protein sequence is MLFELMDKSWTGVDFRNDLEYNEKFNPYTFRNFYNGAGVALGDINNDGLVDIFLAGNQTSNKLFLNKGNFQFEDITEKAGLAVPGIWSTGVSMADVNGDGLLDIYICKSGPLGGPERHNSLYINNGDLTFTEMAKEFGIADEGLSQHAVFFDFDKDGDLDMYLLNNSARSIGINDLRIGQRDIRDPFGGNKLYRNEGGRFVDVSEEAGIYGSAIGYGLGVTVADLNRDGWPDLYVSNDFFEKDYLYINNGDGTFTEALEEMITEISMGSMGADIADLNNNGWQDIFVTEMLPATLDRVKTKTPFEDWDKYQANVKAGYFHQFTRNTLQRNLGFQPGSNLPYFIDVSRQSGVHATDWSWGALIFDADNDGWKDIFVANGIVKDLTDFDYVDYYVNNQNLIAQFKRDSVLLTKMIDEFPSNPLRNYLFKNLGDFRFEDIAGTAGMDQLTFSTGAAYADLDNDGDLDLVVNNLNGEVFLFKNNSREINGYHFLQLDLSGQFGAQVTLFKDERLFFAEHNPVKGYMSSVDHRLHFGLGKIDRLDSVHILWPNGKLTVIKDVVADQILVLDQESATENKGILKVPFFPSVLKKSQARIPWRHQESDFVDFDRDRLRFHMISNEGPKLAIADINGDGLDDVFLPGAKGQASVILMQHANGDFIVHQIFEEDQLSEDVGGVFFDANGDGLLDLYVLSGSLEFGSSNPNYQDRLYINNGRGKFERKVDYLPMRFESSSFVRVFDHNGDKAPDLLVGTRTIPFAYGIAGDVVILENQGDGKFVDKTNEIAPGLRGLGMTRDAWVGDLNGDGMEELVIVGEWMPIKVFKKKDGNYRDISVEFGFENTSGLWNTIHVADLNGDGIPDVLLGNMGTNTRLRANATEPMRLYVNDFDRNGSIEQILTQYESGMSYPMVLKNALLKQLPGLRKQLLSYDIYKDKKMEDLFPPEILGQSKVLQVQTLETAVFLNQGDGKFVKGSLPQLVQSSPVYAINTWKDEKGKLHLFLGGNQSRIKPELGVNMGSYGWHLTGEDVHSLQVVPADQSGFYIKGEIRDIQLIQTAKGTALMVAKNNDEVELFEMPDQRD, encoded by the coding sequence ATGCTTTTTGAGCTGATGGACAAATCTTGGACGGGCGTTGATTTTAGGAATGATCTGGAATACAATGAAAAATTTAATCCATATACTTTCAGAAACTTTTACAACGGAGCAGGGGTAGCTTTGGGAGATATCAATAATGATGGTCTGGTGGATATTTTTTTGGCAGGGAATCAGACCTCCAACAAGCTTTTCCTCAACAAAGGAAATTTCCAATTTGAAGACATTACCGAAAAGGCTGGTTTGGCTGTTCCAGGTATCTGGTCAACGGGTGTTTCCATGGCGGATGTTAATGGGGATGGACTTTTGGACATATATATCTGCAAATCAGGTCCATTGGGAGGGCCGGAGCGTCATAATTCACTTTACATCAATAATGGTGACCTGACCTTTACTGAAATGGCAAAGGAATTTGGCATTGCTGATGAAGGCCTTTCCCAACATGCAGTTTTTTTTGATTTTGACAAAGACGGGGATCTGGATATGTATTTGTTGAACAACTCTGCCAGATCCATCGGAATCAATGATTTAAGAATTGGGCAAAGGGATATCAGGGACCCATTTGGAGGAAATAAACTGTACAGAAATGAGGGAGGTCGATTTGTCGATGTCAGTGAGGAAGCCGGAATATATGGATCAGCCATAGGCTATGGACTTGGTGTTACCGTCGCAGATCTCAATAGAGATGGTTGGCCGGATCTTTACGTTTCCAATGATTTTTTTGAAAAAGATTACCTGTACATTAACAATGGGGATGGGACTTTTACAGAGGCTTTGGAAGAAATGATCACAGAGATCAGCATGGGTTCCATGGGTGCCGATATTGCAGACCTGAACAACAATGGATGGCAAGATATTTTTGTCACGGAGATGTTGCCTGCTACTTTGGACAGGGTAAAAACCAAAACACCTTTTGAAGATTGGGATAAATACCAGGCCAATGTCAAGGCAGGGTATTTCCATCAGTTTACCCGAAATACCCTGCAGAGAAACCTGGGATTTCAACCCGGTTCTAATCTTCCATACTTTATAGATGTATCCAGACAATCAGGGGTACATGCCACAGATTGGTCTTGGGGAGCTTTGATTTTCGATGCAGATAATGATGGATGGAAGGATATTTTTGTGGCCAATGGAATTGTAAAAGACCTAACAGACTTTGATTATGTCGATTATTATGTCAACAATCAAAATCTCATTGCCCAGTTTAAAAGAGATTCTGTATTACTCACCAAGATGATCGACGAGTTTCCTTCCAATCCTTTGAGGAACTACCTCTTCAAAAACTTGGGGGATTTTCGGTTTGAAGACATCGCGGGAACTGCCGGAATGGACCAACTCACATTTTCTACAGGCGCAGCCTACGCTGACCTCGACAATGATGGGGATCTGGACTTGGTGGTCAATAACCTCAATGGGGAAGTTTTTTTGTTTAAAAATAATAGCCGTGAGATTAATGGATATCACTTTCTGCAATTGGATCTCTCCGGTCAATTTGGTGCTCAGGTAACCCTATTTAAGGATGAGCGCTTGTTTTTTGCCGAACATAATCCTGTAAAAGGATACATGTCCTCTGTGGATCATCGATTACATTTCGGTTTGGGGAAAATTGACCGGCTGGACTCAGTCCATATTCTTTGGCCCAACGGTAAACTTACTGTGATCAAAGATGTTGTGGCTGACCAAATTTTGGTTTTGGATCAAGAGTCTGCTACAGAAAACAAGGGTATATTAAAAGTACCTTTCTTTCCATCAGTATTAAAGAAATCGCAGGCCCGTATTCCCTGGAGACATCAGGAAAGTGATTTTGTAGATTTTGACAGGGACAGGTTGCGCTTCCATATGATTTCGAATGAAGGCCCCAAGCTGGCTATTGCGGACATCAATGGTGATGGATTGGATGATGTCTTTTTACCCGGGGCAAAGGGACAAGCCTCTGTTATTCTCATGCAGCATGCTAATGGTGATTTTATTGTCCATCAAATTTTTGAGGAAGACCAATTGTCCGAAGATGTGGGTGGGGTGTTTTTTGATGCTAATGGTGATGGGTTATTGGATTTGTATGTCCTAAGTGGAAGTTTGGAGTTTGGAAGCAGCAATCCCAATTACCAGGACAGGTTGTATATCAACAATGGCAGAGGGAAATTTGAGAGGAAGGTGGATTACTTACCCATGCGTTTTGAGAGTTCTTCCTTTGTCCGGGTGTTTGATCATAATGGGGATAAGGCTCCTGATTTATTGGTAGGTACCAGGACAATTCCATTTGCTTATGGTATCGCGGGAGACGTAGTGATATTGGAAAACCAAGGAGATGGTAAATTCGTGGATAAGACCAATGAGATAGCGCCGGGCTTAAGGGGGTTGGGCATGACCCGGGATGCTTGGGTCGGAGACCTGAATGGGGATGGGATGGAAGAATTGGTCATTGTGGGGGAGTGGATGCCAATAAAGGTTTTTAAAAAGAAGGACGGAAATTATCGGGATATATCTGTGGAGTTTGGATTTGAAAATACCAGTGGATTATGGAATACCATTCATGTAGCAGATTTAAATGGGGACGGAATACCTGATGTATTGCTGGGGAATATGGGAACTAATACCCGATTGAGAGCGAATGCAACTGAACCCATGCGCTTATATGTCAATGATTTTGACCGCAATGGGAGTATCGAGCAGATATTGACACAATATGAATCAGGGATGTCTTATCCCATGGTTCTTAAAAATGCTTTGTTGAAGCAATTGCCCGGTTTAAGAAAACAACTGTTGTCTTACGATATTTATAAGGACAAAAAAATGGAGGATCTTTTTCCTCCGGAAATACTTGGTCAAAGTAAGGTATTGCAGGTTCAAACTTTGGAGACTGCAGTTTTTCTAAATCAGGGGGATGGAAAATTTGTCAAAGGCTCATTGCCACAACTGGTACAAAGCAGTCCTGTCTATGCCATAAACACATGGAAAGATGAAAAAGGAAAACTTCACTTATTTCTAGGCGGAAACCAATCCAGGATTAAACCGGAATTGGGTGTCAATATGGGGAGTTATGGCTGGCATCTGACAGGAGAAGACGTGCATTCACTCCAGGTAGTCCCGGCTGATCAATCCGGTTTTTATATAAAAGGAGAAATCAGAGATATACAACTTATTCAAACAGCTAAGGGCACAGCCCTGATGGTAGCAAAAAATAATGATGAGGTAGAATTATTTGAAATGCCAGATCAAAGGGATTAA
- a CDS encoding VCBS repeat-containing protein, translated as MKQLNKYIFLGSLLSALLVSCTKKGKPDNDFLFEKVSSSHSGVDFRNDLEFDEKFNIFTYRNFYNGGGVALGDVNNDGLIDIYFTSNQGENKLYLNEGDFKFRDVTAEAGVAGTRAWSTGVAMADVNGDGWLDIYVCNSGDIKGDNKQNELFINNGDGTFTEMAEAYGLADQGFSTHAVFFDYDNDGDLDVYLLNNSYQAIGSFNKMQNERPRRDPVGGDKLFRNDGDKFTDVSEEAGIYGSVIGFGLGITIGDVNRDGWMDIFISNDFFERDYLYINNQDGTFTESLTDYMRSTSAASMGADIADIDNNGYLDIFVTEMLPEPPQRLKQITTFESWDKFQFNVQHGYHYQYTRNMLHINNGDGTFTDMGRLANVEATDWSWAALMFDMDNDGLKDIFVANGIYQDLTDLDYLNFIDNEQTKRAIISQDGVDYRKLVDPMPVNPISNYAFKNKGNLEFENVIHQWGMGDPVHSNGSAYGDLNNDGAMDLVINNVNSEALIFKNKSPELQPENHYLKIQLKGKGKNTFAIGTQVRLLIGDQQLYQEQIPNRGFQSSIDPRLNFGLGKAQRIDEIQVRWPDGKVTILEDVEANQSLVLSWEEAQEAPSGFVFFKEPEAQIFQKAASKGILDFVHRENQFIDFDRDRLTYHMLSTEGPKAIFGDVNGDGLEDVYLGGAKGFPGQLFLQQSNGTMKKSEQEAFVADRFSEDTHGVFHDFNGDGHLDLFVTSGGNESGFGALDLSDRLYLNDGKGNFTKSENSGLLNFKNSSSVVRLIDVNGDGIMDLFVGSRLVPFLYGVNPSSQILISDGKGTFRDGTAEYAPSLKEIGMVTDAAVADYDGDGKEDLILVGEWMAPTFLRNTGKGLEKIAMPEMEAFKGWYQAINTGDFNGDGKPDFVLGNHGLNTRFKASLERPIRMFVNDFDQNGSVEHLYVQKEGGRHVPFTLKHQLEQQVPSIKKRFLKYSAYNDKYMEDIFTPQELKNAVMQEVNFLSSAVLINQGEGQFEVKALPREVQRSWMYAILVTDLNGDGAEDLILAGNLSGAKPEVGQYDGSYGEVLIGDGKGNFTYIPNREHGLQLHGDIRDLQIVKLKGVKMLMVVKNNAPLEFWKVKE; from the coding sequence ATGAAGCAGCTTAATAAATATATATTTCTGGGAAGCTTGCTTTCCGCACTTCTGGTTTCCTGTACAAAAAAAGGAAAACCTGACAATGATTTTTTATTCGAGAAAGTAAGCTCTTCCCATTCTGGGGTTGACTTCCGCAATGACCTGGAATTTGATGAGAAGTTCAATATTTTCACCTACAGGAATTTTTATAATGGTGGTGGAGTTGCCCTTGGCGATGTCAACAACGACGGATTGATCGACATTTACTTTACTTCAAATCAGGGAGAAAACAAACTCTACCTGAATGAAGGGGATTTTAAATTCAGGGATGTAACTGCTGAAGCCGGAGTCGCAGGCACAAGGGCCTGGAGTACGGGGGTAGCTATGGCCGATGTCAATGGAGATGGTTGGCTGGATATTTATGTCTGCAATTCAGGAGATATCAAAGGTGACAACAAACAAAATGAATTATTTATCAACAATGGCGATGGGACTTTTACAGAAATGGCCGAGGCCTATGGATTGGCTGATCAGGGATTTTCTACCCACGCTGTTTTTTTTGATTATGACAATGACGGTGACCTGGATGTGTATTTACTGAACAATAGCTATCAGGCCATCGGCAGCTTCAATAAAATGCAGAATGAAAGGCCTAGAAGGGATCCTGTGGGCGGGGATAAGTTGTTCAGGAATGATGGGGACAAATTTACAGATGTATCTGAGGAAGCGGGTATTTATGGTTCTGTAATTGGTTTTGGTTTGGGTATCACCATCGGTGATGTCAACCGGGACGGTTGGATGGATATTTTTATTTCCAATGATTTCTTTGAAAGAGATTACCTGTACATCAACAATCAGGACGGTACTTTTACGGAGAGTCTGACTGATTATATGCGTTCCACTTCTGCTGCCTCTATGGGGGCAGATATTGCGGATATCGACAACAATGGATATTTGGATATTTTTGTAACGGAAATGCTGCCGGAGCCTCCCCAAAGACTGAAGCAGATTACCACTTTTGAAAGCTGGGACAAATTCCAGTTCAATGTACAGCATGGTTACCATTATCAGTACACACGCAATATGCTCCATATCAATAACGGGGATGGTACATTTACGGATATGGGCCGCTTGGCCAATGTGGAGGCCACGGATTGGAGTTGGGCGGCGCTGATGTTCGATATGGACAATGATGGGCTGAAAGATATTTTTGTGGCCAACGGTATCTATCAAGATCTGACAGATCTGGATTATCTGAATTTTATCGATAATGAGCAGACCAAAAGGGCCATCATTTCCCAAGATGGAGTGGATTACAGGAAATTGGTAGATCCTATGCCTGTCAATCCTATTTCCAATTATGCCTTCAAAAACAAAGGTAACCTGGAATTTGAAAATGTCATACACCAATGGGGCATGGGAGACCCGGTACATTCCAATGGTTCAGCCTATGGGGATCTGAACAATGATGGGGCTATGGACCTGGTGATCAACAATGTAAACAGCGAAGCACTTATCTTCAAAAACAAAAGCCCGGAGCTTCAGCCTGAAAATCATTACCTGAAAATCCAATTGAAGGGGAAAGGGAAAAATACTTTCGCTATTGGCACACAGGTTCGTTTATTGATTGGGGATCAGCAATTGTATCAGGAGCAAATACCCAACAGGGGCTTTCAGTCCTCCATCGATCCACGTTTGAATTTTGGTTTGGGAAAAGCTCAAAGAATTGATGAAATCCAGGTAAGGTGGCCTGATGGGAAGGTGACCATTTTGGAGGACGTTGAAGCCAATCAGTCATTGGTTTTGAGCTGGGAAGAAGCTCAAGAAGCTCCGTCTGGTTTTGTTTTTTTCAAGGAACCTGAAGCTCAGATTTTTCAAAAAGCGGCATCCAAAGGGATCTTGGATTTTGTGCATAGGGAAAACCAATTCATAGACTTTGACAGAGATAGACTGACCTATCATATGCTATCCACGGAAGGGCCGAAAGCAATTTTTGGGGATGTCAATGGTGATGGTTTGGAGGATGTTTACCTAGGTGGAGCCAAAGGCTTTCCCGGTCAGCTTTTTCTACAGCAGTCCAATGGAACCATGAAAAAATCAGAACAGGAAGCTTTTGTTGCGGACCGTTTTTCAGAGGATACCCATGGGGTTTTCCATGATTTCAATGGGGATGGTCACCTGGACCTGTTTGTGACCTCAGGAGGGAATGAATCCGGATTCGGGGCTTTGGATCTTTCGGATCGCCTTTATTTGAATGATGGTAAAGGCAATTTTACCAAGTCCGAAAACAGCGGGCTTTTGAATTTTAAAAACAGCAGTTCGGTAGTCCGGCTAATCGATGTCAATGGGGATGGTATCATGGATCTTTTTGTTGGTTCTAGGCTTGTACCCTTTTTATATGGAGTCAATCCAAGTTCCCAAATTCTGATTTCAGACGGGAAAGGAACATTTAGGGACGGGACAGCTGAATATGCCCCCTCCCTGAAAGAAATAGGAATGGTCACAGATGCCGCAGTGGCAGATTATGATGGTGATGGAAAGGAGGATTTGATTTTGGTAGGCGAATGGATGGCGCCGACTTTCCTGAGAAATACAGGGAAGGGTCTTGAGAAAATAGCCATGCCGGAAATGGAAGCCTTCAAAGGTTGGTACCAGGCAATAAATACAGGAGATTTCAATGGAGACGGTAAACCTGATTTCGTCCTGGGAAATCATGGTTTGAATACACGCTTCAAAGCCAGTCTGGAAAGACCCATCAGGATGTTCGTCAATGATTTTGACCAAAATGGTTCAGTAGAGCATCTATATGTTCAAAAAGAAGGTGGGAGGCATGTGCCCTTTACCCTGAAGCACCAATTGGAACAGCAAGTGCCATCTATCAAAAAACGGTTTTTGAAATACAGCGCTTACAATGACAAGTACATGGAGGATATTTTCACACCTCAGGAACTCAAAAATGCTGTAATGCAGGAAGTAAATTTCCTTTCTTCTGCAGTTTTGATCAATCAGGGAGAAGGGCAGTTTGAGGTAAAAGCTTTGCCAAGAGAGGTGCAGCGGAGCTGGATGTACGCGATATTGGTCACAGACCTCAATGGTGATGGGGCTGAGGACTTGATTTTGGCAGGTAATCTAAGTGGTGCCAAGCCGGAAGTCGGACAATATGATGGTAGCTACGGGGAGGTTCTGATAGGGGATGGTAAAGGAAATTTCACTTATATCCCCAATAGGGAACATGGGCTTCAGCTCCATGGTGATATAAGGGATTTGCAAATCGTAAAATTGAAAGGAGTCAAAATGCTGATGGTGGTAAAGAACAATGCGCCGCTTGAGTTTTGGAAAGTTAAGGAATGA